TCGCCTCTATGCCAAAGGTCCCGCTGCCCTGAACCGGCACTGCGGCATGGCTGTCCTCGACACCGGCAATCGCCAGCAAACGCTCCCGGATGCGCCGGGTAATGGCGATAAATTCACTGTCCCGGGAGCCCCAGTCGCGCAGCATCGCCTGCTTGGTAGCAAGCGACGTCGTCAAGGGGCCGGGGGTCAGGAGATATTTGTCGTTTCCTCTATCGTTCATGATCAACCGTACGGCGATTGTCAGATCGAAAGTCCATATTCAACACCTCCCCAAAAGGTTTGTTGTTTTGCCGGTTCGAAATCGTGGCCTGTGCGAGTGAATCGAACCGGCATTTGAAAGTCAGCAAGGTCTCGCCGTAACTATTGATCACGGCAACGACAGAAACATCGAAGTATCTAAGGCAATGGCCGCAAAAGACGTTAAAACCATTGTCGTTGACGGCGAGTTTGGCGGCGTGGTTGGCGATGGTTTGGGCTAACTCTTCAACCACCTAATCAGGGCAGTACAACCCACGGCTCATCCAGGCA
The Alphaproteobacteria bacterium genome window above contains:
- a CDS encoding 2-aminoethylphosphonate--pyruvate transaminase (catalyzes the formation of phosphonoacetaldehyde from 2-aminoethylphosphonate and pyruvate), whose product is MNDRGNDKYLLTPGPLTTSLATKQAMLRDWGSRDSEFIAITRRIRERLLAIAGVEDSHAAVPVQGSGTFGIEA